The following coding sequences lie in one Spinacia oleracea cultivar Varoflay chromosome 1, BTI_SOV_V1, whole genome shotgun sequence genomic window:
- the LOC110782925 gene encoding serine/arginine-rich splicing factor RSZ22 isoform X2: MARVYVGNLDPQVTERELEDEFRVYGVLRSVWVARRPPGYAFIEFDDKRDALDAIHALDGRNGWRVELSRNTKGGGGRGGRGGRGGEDMKCYECGEPGHFARECRLRVGSRGVGGGRRRSPSPIRHRGSPSYGRRSYSPRGYSPRGRRSPLPPRKRSISPAYRRGRSYSRSPPIRRARRASPYANGV; encoded by the exons ATGGCACGGGTTTATGTTGGTAATCTGGATCCTCAAGTCACCGAACGCGAGCTCGAGGATGAATTTCGAGTTTATGGCGTTCTTCGCAG TGTCTGGGTTGCTCGAAGGCCACCGGGCTACGCTTTTATTGAATTTGATGACAAAAGGGATGCGCTTGATGCAATTCATGCTCTTGATG GAAGGAATGGCTGGCGAGTTGAACTTTCCCGTAATACAAAAGGCGGCGGAGGTCGAGGTGGACGTGGTGGGCGTGGGGGTGAGGATATGAAATGCTATGAGTGTGGAGAACCTGGTCACTTTGCTCGTGAATGTCGCCTGCGTGTTGGTTCTAGAGGTGTAGGTGGTGGACGGCGTCGAAGTCCTTCTCCTATTCGTCATCGTGGAAGTCCTAGTTATGGCCGCAG GAGCTATAGCCCACGTGGGTATAGCCCACGAGGAAGGAGGTCACCACTACCACCAAGAAAACGGAGCATATCACCTGCATATCGCCGTGGTCGAAGCTACAGCAGATCACCACCAATACGCCGTGCTCGCCGTGCCTCACCTTATGCTAATGG GGTTTGA
- the LOC110782925 gene encoding uncharacterized protein isoform X1: MSAGNAEASLQPKDKDIESQNERLQETGEGIGIVDGQGINHLKQLKSFEILKSALKIFKSNTKFMFLMILSILPYFVFMVFYEMKLQKSIIYASSNPLLNHHPIKMRATRIPLDVISSILKNSVSFSQSVNQTQQYYINYYDDDDNTSYLNKRNEFFSDSLHLCLFYLFLYPLLEFLSLSITTKLATEVHAAEKQSTLRELLHQKVNIKGPFITYLYVHLLSSMTLFGLFWIVVWNHLSYSFSLRSPSIGFVLYTAIQSVMFLALLYKFMGWSAFWNMVMVISFTQDLTGVAAFGLSDYYGRHCKKTGFHLMLGFFVFGNVLRLPCLYAGLCNGSDAGVWITCIVMIFVSIGNLVKWVAFVLYFYHCKQQTMEKKIDDQEQDKTVKAAAVHS; encoded by the coding sequence ATGAGTGCAGGGAATGCTGAAGCTTCCTTACAGCCCAAAGACAAAGATATCGAGTCTCAAAATGAGAGGTTGCAGGAAACTGGAGAAGGAATTGGGATCGTAGATGGGCAAGGTATCAATCATCTGAAGCAGTTGAAGTCCTTTGAAATTCTGAAATCAGCTCTGAAAATCTTTAAAAGTAATACCAAGTTTATGTTCTTAATGATATTGTCTATTCTTCCTTATTTTGTTTTTATGGTCTTTTATGAGATGAAACTTCAGAAATCCATAATTTATGCCTCATCGAACCCACTACTAAATCACCATCCTATAAAGATGCGAGCTACTCGTATTCCCCTTGATGTTATTAGTTCCATACTGAAAAATAGTGTATCGTTCTCCCAATCAGTAAATCAAACCCAGCAGTACTACATCAATTactatgatgatgatgataacaCTAGTTATTTGAACAAAAGAAACGAGTTTTTCTCAGATTCACTGCATCTTTGTCTGTTTTATTTGTTTCTTTACCCTCTTCTGGAATTCCTGAGTTTGAGTATAACCACGAAACTCGCAACAGAAGTTCATGCAGCTGAGAAACAGTCGACTCTCAGAGAGTTGCTTCACCAGAAGGTTAACATAAAGGGTCCTTTTATTACCTATCTTTATGTGCACTTGCTTTCATCTATGACTTTGTTTGGTCTTTTTTGGATAGTAGTTTGGAATCACCTTAGCTACTCTTTTTCTTTACGATCTCCAAGTATTGGGTTTGTTCTGTACACTGCAATTCAATCAGTGATGTTCCTAGCTCTGCTCTACAAGTTCATGGGTTGGAGTGCATTTTGGAACATGGTAATGGTGATTTCTTTTACACAAGACCTAACTGGGGTCGCGGCATTTGGGTTGTCCGATTATTATGGAAGACATTGTAAGAAAACCGGATTTCATTTAATGCTCGGATTTTTCGTGTTTGGTAATGTTCTGAGGCTTCCCTGTTTGTATGCCGGATTGTGTAATGGAAGTGATGCTGGTGTTTGGATCACTTGTATTGTTATGATTTTCGTCTCGATTGGAAATTTGGTGAAGTGGGTTGCTTTTGTGTTGTATTTTTACCATTGCAAGCAGCAAACTATGGAAAAGAAGATTGATGATCAAGAGCAGGACAAAACTGTAAAAGCAGCTGCTGTTCACTCTTGA
- the LOC110782815 gene encoding uncharacterized protein isoform X4 — translation MSSGNDEVSIQPKEGDIESQNKRLPGMGIQIEIETGQAVLNLKHLKKSIEILRSALKIFTSNTKFILLMQKLVQMINRQLSESYYCTGNLTLKGCFTST, via the exons ATGAGTTCAGGGAATGATGAAGTTTCCATACAACCTAAAGAAGGCGATATCGAGTCTCAGAATAAGAGGCTACCAGGCATGGGAATCCAAATCGAAATAGAAACCGGGCAAGCTGTCCTTAATCTCAAGCACTTGAAGAAGTCCATTGAAATATTGAGATCAGCATTAAAAATCTTTACAAGTAATACCAAGTTTATTTTGTTAATG CAAAAGTTGGTGCAGATGATAAACAGACAACTCTCAGAGAGTTACTACTGTACCGGAAACTTAACTTTAAAG GGTTGCTTTACAAGTACCTAG
- the LOC110782815 gene encoding uncharacterized protein isoform X3, which translates to MSLTLKIAAKVGADDKQTTLRELLLYRKLNFKGLLYKYLEWSAFWNMSMVISFMDEQTGIEAFGMSDYYGKHCKKTGFQLMLGFFVFGNVLRLPCLYAGLCTGSVAGVLITCIVIMMVSLSNLVKWVAFLVYFQYCKQQTMEKKLDDQEQNKNVKFDAT; encoded by the exons ATGAGTTTAACCCTGAAAATCGCAGCAAAAGTTGGTGCAGATGATAAACAGACAACTCTCAGAGAGTTACTACTGTACCGGAAACTTAACTTTAAAG GGTTGCTTTACAAGTACCTAGAGTGGAGTGCATTTTGGAACATGAGTATGGTGATTTCTTTCATGGATGAACAAACTGGGATCGAGGCGTTTGGAATGTCGGATTACTATGGAAAACATTGCAAGAAAACCGGGTTTCAGCTGATGCTCGGGTTTTTCGTGTTTGGTAATGTCTTGAGGCTTCCTTGTTTGTATGCCGGATTATGTACCGGAAGTGTTGCTGGTGTTTTGATCACTTGTATTGTTATAATGATGGTTTCGTTGAGTAATTTGGTGAAGTGGGTTGCTTTTCTGGTGTACTTTCAATATTGCAAGCAGCAAACCATGGAAAAGAAGTTGGATGATCAAGAGCAAAACAAAAATGTAAAGTTTGATGCTACATAG
- the LOC110782815 gene encoding uncharacterized protein isoform X2, translating into MSLTLKIAAKVGADDKQTTLRELLLYRKLNFKVIFLGLLYKYLEWSAFWNMSMVISFMDEQTGIEAFGMSDYYGKHCKKTGFQLMLGFFVFGNVLRLPCLYAGLCTGSVAGVLITCIVIMMVSLSNLVKWVAFLVYFQYCKQQTMEKKLDDQEQNKNVKFDAT; encoded by the exons ATGAGTTTAACCCTGAAAATCGCAGCAAAAGTTGGTGCAGATGATAAACAGACAACTCTCAGAGAGTTACTACTGTACCGGAAACTTAACTTTAAAG TTATATTCCTAGGGTTGCTTTACAAGTACCTAGAGTGGAGTGCATTTTGGAACATGAGTATGGTGATTTCTTTCATGGATGAACAAACTGGGATCGAGGCGTTTGGAATGTCGGATTACTATGGAAAACATTGCAAGAAAACCGGGTTTCAGCTGATGCTCGGGTTTTTCGTGTTTGGTAATGTCTTGAGGCTTCCTTGTTTGTATGCCGGATTATGTACCGGAAGTGTTGCTGGTGTTTTGATCACTTGTATTGTTATAATGATGGTTTCGTTGAGTAATTTGGTGAAGTGGGTTGCTTTTCTGGTGTACTTTCAATATTGCAAGCAGCAAACCATGGAAAAGAAGTTGGATGATCAAGAGCAAAACAAAAATGTAAAGTTTGATGCTACATAG
- the LOC110782815 gene encoding uncharacterized protein isoform X1: MSTMTLSGLVWIVSNHRLVFGGYYDPTGASWFNILSLTVHSVIFLGLLYKYLEWSAFWNMSMVISFMDEQTGIEAFGMSDYYGKHCKKTGFQLMLGFFVFGNVLRLPCLYAGLCTGSVAGVLITCIVIMMVSLSNLVKWVAFLVYFQYCKQQTMEKKLDDQEQNKNVKFDAT; this comes from the coding sequence ATGTCAACTATGACTTTATCAGGCCTTGTATGGATTGTTTCGAATCACCGCCTCGTCTTTGGCGGTTACTATGATCCTACAGGAGCTAGTTGGTTTAATATACTGTCTTTAACAGTTCATTCAGTTATATTCCTAGGGTTGCTTTACAAGTACCTAGAGTGGAGTGCATTTTGGAACATGAGTATGGTGATTTCTTTCATGGATGAACAAACTGGGATCGAGGCGTTTGGAATGTCGGATTACTATGGAAAACATTGCAAGAAAACCGGGTTTCAGCTGATGCTCGGGTTTTTCGTGTTTGGTAATGTCTTGAGGCTTCCTTGTTTGTATGCCGGATTATGTACCGGAAGTGTTGCTGGTGTTTTGATCACTTGTATTGTTATAATGATGGTTTCGTTGAGTAATTTGGTGAAGTGGGTTGCTTTTCTGGTGTACTTTCAATATTGCAAGCAGCAAACCATGGAAAAGAAGTTGGATGATCAAGAGCAAAACAAAAATGTAAAGTTTGATGCTACATAG
- the LOC110782926 gene encoding uncharacterized protein isoform X1, which produces MQARRKMGSKLIESLESMRDLIMFRNIRLISNLLLPLLVHGIAHEMSSPFLMEVISRALCPEESSCSYALYLNSLQQTVAGLLMIPVLPLLCELSDEYGRKPLLLLTMSTSIFPVVLLAINKSRTFIYVYFALRCLSYILSLRSVFCIAIAYAADVVEDDKRVAAFSWITGVMSASYVLGNLLAKFVPGKYIFTLSIPLLIMCPLFIQLFVAETARRAPMTKQSLWSIFFKSIRERYNSIRYAATIVFTRPTLRGIYLVSFLYEFGMSGISSVLLFYMKDALNLNESKTSEILMIVQVGSVFSQMLIVPVINTLTGEKAILSMGLLASVTYAFFYSMAWETWLPYISVSLGLAYGFVKPSICAIISRASSSNDQGRAQGFLAAVDSIAGFISPLIMTPLTHWFLSKNAPFDCKGFSLVCAAFSMMVALFVAMPLKPETTWNHDLKVVLLT; this is translated from the exons ATGCAAGCAAGGAGAAAAATGGGAAGTAAACTGATCGAGAGTTTGGAAAGTATGAGGGATTTGATAATGTTCCGGAACATAAGGCTTATATCAAATTTGTTGCTGCCATTGCTTGTGCATGGCATTGCTCATGAAATGTCGAGTCCATTTCTGATGGAAGTGATCAGTCGTGCTTTGTGTCCTGAAGAGTCTTCCTGCTCGTATGCACTTTATTTGAATAGTCTTCAACAAACT GTTGCCGGGCTTCTAATGATTCCTGTACTTCCACTCTTGTGTGAACTTTCGGATGAGTATGGAAGGAAACCGCTTCTCCTTTTGACTATGTCTACTTCCATTTTCCCTGTTG TTCTTCTTGCAATTAACAAATCCAGGACATTCATTTATGTATACTTCGCTCTTCGTTGTCTTTCCTACATTCTAAGTCTCAGGAGTGTTTTCTGCATTGCTATTGCCTATGCG GCAGATGTAGTTGAGGATGACAAGAGAGTTGCAGCATTCAGTTGGATTACAGGTGTAATGTCTGCTTCCTATGTCTTGGGGAATTTGCTCGCAAAGTTTGTTCCGGGAAAGTACATATTTACG CTATCAATTCCTCTCTTGATCATGTGCCCACTCTTTATTCAACTATTTGTGGCAGAGACTGCTAGACGGGCTCCTATGACAAAGCAGTCACTCTGGTCCATCTTTTTTAAGTCCATCAGAGAGCGTTACAATTCTATTAGATATGCTGCTACTATAGTGTTTACCAG ACCTACACTCAGGGGCATTTATCTGGTTTCTTTCTTGTATGAGTTTGGCATGTCTGGCATCAGCAGTGTCTTATTG TTCTACATGAAGGATGCATTAAATTTGAACGAAAGTAAAACTTCAGAAATTCTGATGATTGTACAAGTCGGATCAGTTTTCTCACAG ATGTTGATAGTGCCAGTAATTAATACACTGACGGGGGAGAAGGCGATACTATCCATGGGATTGCTGGCATCTGTGACTTAT GCATTTTTCTACAGCATGGCATGGGAAACTTGG CTCCCATACATCAGTGTGTCGCTTGGACTAGCATATGGATTTGTCAAACCTTCA ATATGTGCTATTATTTCAAGAGCATCAAGTTCAAATGACCAG GGAAGAGCGCAAGGATTCCTTGCTGCAGTGGActcaatagcaggtttcataTCACCACTCATTATGACACCATTAACTC ACTGGTTCCTATCAAAGAATGCACCATTTGACTGCAAAGGTTTCAGCTTGGTTTGTGCAGCCTTCTCAATG ATGGTTGCGTTGTTTGTTGCTATGCCGTTAAAACCAGAAACAACATGGAACCACGACCTCAAAGTAGTTCTTCTTACTTGA
- the LOC110782926 gene encoding uncharacterized protein isoform X2: MIPVLPLLCELSDEYGRKPLLLLTMSTSIFPVVLLAINKSRTFIYVYFALRCLSYILSLRSVFCIAIAYAADVVEDDKRVAAFSWITGVMSASYVLGNLLAKFVPGKYIFTLSIPLLIMCPLFIQLFVAETARRAPMTKQSLWSIFFKSIRERYNSIRYAATIVFTRPTLRGIYLVSFLYEFGMSGISSVLLFYMKDALNLNESKTSEILMIVQVGSVFSQMLIVPVINTLTGEKAILSMGLLASVTYAFFYSMAWETWLPYISVSLGLAYGFVKPSICAIISRASSSNDQGRAQGFLAAVDSIAGFISPLIMTPLTHWFLSKNAPFDCKGFSLVCAAFSMMVALFVAMPLKPETTWNHDLKVVLLT; encoded by the exons ATGATTCCTGTACTTCCACTCTTGTGTGAACTTTCGGATGAGTATGGAAGGAAACCGCTTCTCCTTTTGACTATGTCTACTTCCATTTTCCCTGTTG TTCTTCTTGCAATTAACAAATCCAGGACATTCATTTATGTATACTTCGCTCTTCGTTGTCTTTCCTACATTCTAAGTCTCAGGAGTGTTTTCTGCATTGCTATTGCCTATGCG GCAGATGTAGTTGAGGATGACAAGAGAGTTGCAGCATTCAGTTGGATTACAGGTGTAATGTCTGCTTCCTATGTCTTGGGGAATTTGCTCGCAAAGTTTGTTCCGGGAAAGTACATATTTACG CTATCAATTCCTCTCTTGATCATGTGCCCACTCTTTATTCAACTATTTGTGGCAGAGACTGCTAGACGGGCTCCTATGACAAAGCAGTCACTCTGGTCCATCTTTTTTAAGTCCATCAGAGAGCGTTACAATTCTATTAGATATGCTGCTACTATAGTGTTTACCAG ACCTACACTCAGGGGCATTTATCTGGTTTCTTTCTTGTATGAGTTTGGCATGTCTGGCATCAGCAGTGTCTTATTG TTCTACATGAAGGATGCATTAAATTTGAACGAAAGTAAAACTTCAGAAATTCTGATGATTGTACAAGTCGGATCAGTTTTCTCACAG ATGTTGATAGTGCCAGTAATTAATACACTGACGGGGGAGAAGGCGATACTATCCATGGGATTGCTGGCATCTGTGACTTAT GCATTTTTCTACAGCATGGCATGGGAAACTTGG CTCCCATACATCAGTGTGTCGCTTGGACTAGCATATGGATTTGTCAAACCTTCA ATATGTGCTATTATTTCAAGAGCATCAAGTTCAAATGACCAG GGAAGAGCGCAAGGATTCCTTGCTGCAGTGGActcaatagcaggtttcataTCACCACTCATTATGACACCATTAACTC ACTGGTTCCTATCAAAGAATGCACCATTTGACTGCAAAGGTTTCAGCTTGGTTTGTGCAGCCTTCTCAATG ATGGTTGCGTTGTTTGTTGCTATGCCGTTAAAACCAGAAACAACATGGAACCACGACCTCAAAGTAGTTCTTCTTACTTGA
- the LOC110782927 gene encoding uncharacterized protein gives MGLMYNILACSALFLWKSFMKRSSHVSNIEFSHIAKPQLTELRLERPENLIEKVLLPKNGICFFLHSKQKAKTRKYEGGSQGGIHHSLQGFKTLMWTSGKLVIPHVKYLLSRIEKRQSKLE, from the exons ATGGGGCTAATGTATAATATCCTAGCTTGTTCG GCTTTATTTCTTTGGAAGTCCTTTATGAAGCGATCATCCCATGTGTCAAATATTGAGTTTTCTCACATTGCGAAGCCACAGTTGACTGAATTGAGGTTGGAACGACCAGAAAATTTGATAGAG AAAGTTTTGTTGCCAAAAAATGGAATCTGCTTCTTCCTGCACTCTAAACAAAAGGCCAAAACGAGAAAATATGAAGG AGGGAGCCAGGGAGGTATCCATCACAGCCTACAAGGCTTCAAGACTCTCATG TGGACTAGTGGTAAATTGGTAATCCCACATGTCAAATATTTATTGTCTCGCATAGAGAAACGACAGTCGAAGCTGGAATGA